The window GGAGTAAGAATTAATTTGATGCTGAACACAACGAGGAACAGAGCATAACTACTTACTTAcggaaagaaaaggagaaaagggAAGAGAAAGTATTTATTTGTGAATAATTCTGTGTATTTTGAGGTCCGCTACAATATTGGTTGGTTCAGTAAACGTAAAACACTGAAGGAGTGGACGAACAAGGGGAAAAGATCACCGCAGAACATCACATGCATGCATGTACAACTTCCAGCTCCGTCTTGTGGTCCTTCATGGCTCTTCACCTCACAGTGGTCCTTCTTCACCTCTCCTGCTCTCTTTTGCTGAACCTATCCATTCTTTTTCAGGACTCAGTGCGGCTTTCTGTCACCTTGCCTGGGGTTTCCTGTACCTGGTGTGGACGATTGTCGTATTTTGGTGGGTGGTGATATAGCTAACACTTATGGTGGAAATCACAGTAATTAGTACAAAGCATGTGAGTAGCGAATTGGATGAGTAAATGGTAGGCTAGACTGCCTTCCCATGAAGCTTACAATGGAAAACTGCTGGAAAAAGAAGGGAGAAACACACACAGGGACGTTTGCAACTTATCTTTTGCTATATTCCACTATCTTTTTTGCATAATCAAAAGtttgagagagaaaagagagggaTCACGATCCCCTAATGGAGTCTATATTGGACTGAGTCTTACATGGATGGGGTGAGCTCGCTCACTCCCCCTTGGCTATATTGAACTTCACATTCCAATAGCTCCATGGCCAGAGGGCAACCTGATGATGACAACAATTGTATTGTAGCAGCATTTTGTGTAGTCTTGGAAGTATGCAAGCTCAGAGACTTATTTTGACAAACTTAAGTTACTAGTGGTTTTACCTTGGCAAGTGGAGGAAGCATGAGCTTAGAGAGGGCTTGTCAGGCAAAGACGTGATCGGCAGCAATGTGGAGGCTACTAGATGGTCGTGATTGTTGCTTGTATTCACAACAGAAGTACCATCTTCATTGTTAGGGAGTGAATCGAGCATGAAGAGTGATTTGGCCGGGGAGGCAAATGGGCTATCAGGCAAGTTATGATCAGCGCTGCAGCGAAACATGAgaacaagttgtagcagctatgctTTGTTGCTTAAGGATAAAAGAGTGAGTAACCTTTCTTGAAAATCGCCGTCTTCATTGAGGTTTGTTTCACCAGCAGCTGCATTCTTATCATCACCATTTGATTTCTCTTCTGTTTCAGCAACACTGAGGCTCTTCTCTGAATAAAATTAAACAAGGATCATCTTAAGCTAAAAACTCTACGTTCGGATGGAAAAGCAACTACAACAATTAGAGGTGAACACACCCTCATTCAGTGAATCCTCCTGGCTACTGCTGCTGCAGATGTTGGAACCATTATTGCTGCTATCCACACTACCAATTGGTTGTGTGGCCGTAAGAGAGGGAGAATTGATGGATGCTGGAGCAGATGAGAAGCTTATGTTGTTTAGGTTGAGTCGGAGCCCCATAAATCGCATAGCTTGCAGTTCAATTGCTCGCTGCAGCTCTGCTGCTTGTTGCTGCTCTTCTAGCTTTCTTCTTAGTAGTAGTTCCTGATTGAAACTGCCATTATTCAACATCATCCGCGTACCCACTGCACCATTTACATAGCATTAAGGTAACTTTAGAACAAAACAAAGGAACTAAAGAAAGATGAACTGGTTGCAAGAACTAACCAAGCTGTTGGAGGTCCAAGTTCTCAGCTTGTTGCTGCTGCTTCCTGATGAAAGAAAAGATCAATGAGACAAATGGGAACAATATTGTAAACCAAATGCAAGGAAGAAAAAGTATTCTAACAATGTGAAGGAGGGCATGCCTGAATTTTTCAGGAATCTTCCCCTTCTCCTTGTAAGGCTTAACGAGAACCCGGGAATCACAGACAAAGTGAGGGTTCCCCTTGGCTAGGATCAACTTCACAGTTTCCGGGTAGACGAAGGTCACGAAGCCAAACATTCTCTTCTGCTGAAATGGGATTCTCACGTCTTGCACTGGCCCGAAAATGCTAAAAACAAAAGTAAATGATCAAAGATTTGAGTTTTTGTGCACAAGGAAGAGAGGCCGGGATCATCGAGAGTAATAAGTATTTATTGGTGCAAGATCTCCAACTAACCTGAAGTAATTGGAGACGTCCTCTTCACTGAATGTGCTGTCAGCTGGGAAGGTCAAGTAGATCTGCCTTGAGCCAGGATTTGTCATCAAATCGTTTCTTTCCATTCTCGATGTACCTATGAACTTATGGGAATCGTCTCCAGCCAACATCAATGCTGCAGCTGCCGCTGCCGCAGTCGCCACCCTGTAGTAATTACAGATTCTTGattctgtgtgtgtgtgtgaaagAGAGAGTGAGGTGCGAGAAAAGAGGTACCTTTGGCTTTCATTTTGTTGGTGCTGAAGCCAGAAGTTGAGGCATTTGCTCGAGGAAGACGAAGGCGACGGCGGCACCGAACCGGTAGGTGAGAAGGGGAAGGCGGACGCCATAAGATGCGAGACATCGCCTATCCTCTGGCTCTTCGATCTTTGCAGAAGCTCTTGGCATTGCTGCTCCACCGCCGCGTCCATTTTATCCGCCGCGACATCCTCCGGGAGTCCGTGGAGAAACCTGCAAGCGCTTCCATTCTTGCAATAGCCTCTCGCGAAGTAGAGGCACGGCTTCCAGCCGTACCCCGAGGCCGGGTCGCCGAGGCAAATGTCCGCGGCGGAGCTGCTTCGGCAGTGGTGGTAGCTGTTGATGCCCCAGCCTATCCTGTTGGGGAGCATCGCGCCGTCGCCGTTTCCGATAGGGCTCCGGCCATCGATGTCCCGGTTGAACGCATCGCTGCCCCTGCCGGCGTTCGCAGCGACGGAAAGGGCATGGCTGGAATTGGGAGCTGTGCCGTGGTCGCCGAGGAAAGACAACTGGTCCGCTAGGTGGAAATCATCAATGAGGTCGGCGCCGCCATAGAAGGGCGAGAGGCCGAGATTATTGGGGCTAACGAGCTCGTCAGAGCTCTGGTGCTCATCCAACGACGGACTCAAACCATCGCCGCCGCCCATGCCGCTGTTGGAGCGGGAGAAAATGGGGGGCGGAG is drawn from Zingiber officinale cultivar Zhangliang chromosome 1B, Zo_v1.1, whole genome shotgun sequence and contains these coding sequences:
- the LOC122052323 gene encoding zinc finger CCCH domain-containing protein 53-like — protein: MDAYEATRVVLSRIQSLDPENAHRIMGLILLQEHGEQEMIRLAFAPETLLQSVVLKTLKELGLAPPSIPGTPSGDASPLLLRQNSASRLLAASSPSSWAPPPIFSRSNSGMGGGDGLSPSLDEHQSSDELVSPNNLGLSPFYGGADLIDDFHLADQLSFLGDHGTAPNSSHALSVAANAGRGSDAFNRDIDGRSPIGNGDGAMLPNRIGWGINSYHHCRSSSAADICLGDPASGYGWKPCLYFARGYCKNGSACRFLHGLPEDVAADKMDAAVEQQCQELLQRSKSQRIGDVSHLMASAFPFSPTGSVPPSPSSSSSKCLNFWLQHQQNESQRVATAAAAAAALMLAGDDSHKFIGTSRMERNDLMTNPGSRQIYLTFPADSTFSEEDVSNYFSIFGPVQDVRIPFQQKRMFGFVTFVYPETVKLILAKGNPHFVCDSRVLVKPYKEKGKIPEKFRKQQQQAENLDLQQLVGTRMMLNNGSFNQELLLRRKLEEQQQAAELQRAIELQAMRFMGLRLNLNNISFSSAPASINSPSLTATQPIGSVDSSNNGSNICSSSSQEDSLNEEKSLSVAETEEKSNGDDKNAAAGETNLNEDGDFQESADHNLPDSPFASPAKSLFMLDSLPNNEDGTSVVNTSNNHDHLVASTLLPITSLPDKPSLSSCFLHLPRLPSGHGAIGM